From the Candidatus Zixiibacteriota bacterium genome, one window contains:
- a CDS encoding nucleotide sugar dehydrogenase, which produces MKISIFGLGYVGTVMAGSLASAGHEVTCVDISQTKIDQVNAGRSPIHEARMEKLISDAYDTGRLRATFDARAAVLDSEMSIITVGTPSNADGEIDMTFVKRVCTKVGQVLARKESFHTIVIRSTVLPGTTEEMIIPIIEAESGKKIFIDFDVCINPQFLRVGSLIDDFNNPPYILIGQQDDRAGDRVAKLYDEITAEIIRTSIRSAEALKYLCDAFHGVKMCFANEIGAVCKGLDIDSHHVMDLLRKDEKLNVSGAYLSPGPAFGGPSIGNSIRTLLKTSGVRMSELPTLASLSNSNNAHIGRIVKAILATGKKRIGLYGLAFKAGTDDLRESPMVKIGATLIENGCEILAYDQAVSYSDLLDSNKDYVESMIPNLRDVLAGSFDELFSWSDVIVVGHKDDQLEYLATLDTDKIIIDLVRIADDVSDAGGNYSGICW; this is translated from the coding sequence ATGAAGATTTCGATTTTCGGTTTAGGCTATGTAGGAACAGTGATGGCAGGGTCGCTTGCCTCTGCGGGGCATGAAGTAACCTGCGTAGACATAAGCCAGACTAAGATTGATCAGGTAAACGCAGGACGTTCGCCCATCCATGAAGCCCGCATGGAAAAACTGATATCTGATGCCTATGACACGGGACGGCTCAGGGCGACTTTCGACGCTCGTGCCGCTGTCCTGGATTCTGAGATGTCGATAATTACTGTCGGTACGCCTTCGAATGCCGACGGAGAGATCGATATGACGTTCGTAAAGCGTGTTTGCACGAAGGTTGGCCAGGTTCTTGCAAGAAAAGAGAGCTTCCATACGATCGTCATTAGAAGCACAGTACTTCCCGGAACCACCGAGGAGATGATTATTCCGATAATAGAAGCCGAATCGGGCAAGAAGATATTTATCGATTTTGACGTCTGCATAAACCCTCAGTTCCTTCGTGTCGGATCGCTGATCGATGACTTCAATAATCCTCCTTACATCCTGATCGGTCAGCAGGATGACAGGGCGGGTGATAGAGTAGCGAAGCTGTATGATGAAATAACTGCCGAGATAATCCGCACATCGATTCGATCTGCCGAAGCGCTGAAGTATTTGTGTGACGCATTTCACGGGGTGAAGATGTGTTTCGCCAACGAGATCGGTGCTGTCTGTAAGGGGCTTGACATTGATTCCCACCATGTTATGGATTTGCTGCGGAAAGATGAGAAACTGAATGTGTCGGGCGCCTATCTGTCGCCGGGCCCGGCGTTTGGAGGTCCGTCTATCGGCAACAGCATCCGCACTCTTCTGAAGACATCGGGGGTAAGAATGTCCGAGTTGCCAACGCTTGCCTCGCTGTCGAATTCCAATAACGCACACATCGGGCGCATTGTGAAGGCAATACTGGCCACCGGAAAGAAGAGAATCGGGCTATATGGTCTGGCGTTCAAGGCGGGCACTGACGACTTGCGGGAATCGCCGATGGTGAAAATCGGTGCTACGCTTATTGAGAACGGATGCGAGATTCTTGCTTATGATCAGGCTGTATCGTACTCAGATCTGTTGGATTCAAACAAGGATTATGTCGAAAGCATGATTCCCAATCTGCGCGATGTGCTCGCGGGGTCATTTGATGAGCTATTCAGTTGGTCGGACGTCATCGTGGTCGGGCATAAGGATGATCAGCTTGAATACCTTGCGACGCTCGACACCGACAAGATCATTATCGATCTGGTCAGGATAGCAGACGATGTGTCAGATGCCGGCGGCAACTATAGTGGAATATGCTGGTAA
- a CDS encoding sugar phosphate isomerase/epimerase — MAMVDLSSRRSGDTHLSSEPYHGIPPIIQCHTAIITPNQQENPSAAGDGILCLIVRNNNLDTVTPCDIFATMELAISTCYDYRVSFDKSLEYIRHAGFGVVSLGGKLSHSEYHKPEGRRMISDVQQRTGIRIDSIHAPFGSTADITQSEEALRRSAVMDIKRCIAACKELGVRIAILHLNSYRTDGISQRMKKVRESLSELTSFAGENGVKVAAENLPGDNSLIILKYALDLFGADCLGLCFDNGHAELHPEAFDLLDKYQDRLLALHLHDNDSVKDLHLLPFEGKCNLPNLAAQLNKASSICPITIESEVTNSVHKNPEKFLAQAYEAGEKFTRMLKT, encoded by the coding sequence ATGGCAATGGTTGACTTGAGTTCACGCCGCTCTGGAGACACTCATCTGTCGAGCGAGCCTTATCATGGGATTCCCCCAATAATCCAATGCCATACCGCCATAATAACACCAAATCAGCAGGAAAACCCCAGCGCCGCTGGTGACGGAATCTTGTGCCTGATCGTGCGGAATAATAATCTTGACACTGTGACGCCCTGCGATATCTTTGCGACGATGGAACTGGCAATCTCGACATGTTACGATTATCGCGTCAGCTTTGACAAATCGCTGGAATACATCCGCCATGCAGGGTTCGGTGTTGTGTCACTGGGCGGCAAGCTGAGTCACTCCGAATATCATAAGCCGGAGGGAAGGCGCATGATCTCGGATGTTCAGCAGCGAACCGGGATCAGGATAGACTCCATTCACGCACCGTTTGGATCGACCGCAGATATCACTCAGTCCGAAGAGGCGCTGCGTCGTTCGGCTGTCATGGATATCAAGAGGTGCATTGCTGCCTGCAAGGAGCTCGGAGTCAGGATTGCGATTCTGCATCTCAATTCCTACCGAACGGATGGAATATCGCAGAGAATGAAGAAGGTCAGAGAGAGTCTTTCGGAGTTGACGTCATTTGCGGGAGAGAATGGTGTCAAAGTTGCCGCGGAGAATCTGCCCGGTGACAACTCCCTGATAATTCTGAAATATGCACTCGATCTGTTCGGAGCCGATTGCCTCGGGCTCTGCTTTGACAACGGTCACGCAGAGCTGCATCCGGAAGCCTTTGATCTACTGGACAAATACCAGGATCGATTGCTCGCGCTGCATTTGCATGACAACGATTCTGTAAAGGACCTGCACCTGCTGCCGTTTGAAGGGAAATGCAATCTGCCGAACCTGGCTGCCCAATTGAACAAAGCCAGTTCGATTTGCCCGATAACAATCGAATCAGAAGTGACTAATTCAGTTCATAAGAACCCGGAGAAATTCCTTGCACAGGCGTATGAGGCAGGCGAGAAGTTCACGAGAATGCTCAAGACGTGA